The Platichthys flesus chromosome 10, fPlaFle2.1, whole genome shotgun sequence genome includes a window with the following:
- the kiz gene encoding centrosomal protein kizuna isoform X1: protein MSSPSRREDRYYEKITSIQQSMHQREKRRLELERELFVYSRSDTRILQIKCSKLRSYLKEISNREDRAKMRNLELLRDVECIEISIKEYSPDHGPLEQQKADFFKKISKCMAERKKMEKGLEAAKIKAVQRHHVDDSLSHQAKNSTTIIFMDQQTSRASDAGTTSVHSPQAMCRSPNRSVHSRERLPSGLLKDFRVGEEEATSNRTRLSDNISGSNDSPDGCNLSDKHERKMAVLPSVSALTGASGNAPFESDDEQEPLHRVNLTGPQRNPSPGSRVPMTAKDSPAEDTKSLKMAHQPPIMEAGGRSLSLLMPEHTSGKGAQESPDSKISQVIRVSTPGSDVELSESSASDLSVSLTQSELSDDVESERNATSGGSDALNQHSLESPIHSDGSKKTAVTLESLSQEGIFNLLDSIEGRLHGEWTRLYGDSSIDGRQLNRLIGLCNVGAGLNDEDLGACGAVVLHELQRLSWSTAKGCLLSQELVSSHQSSSDPKEISASLPPDAARLWDRWFKHALLLKERRVLNTERLVQLFTPLLLERHASYSHQAKVLLRTLLSRSSEECPSAEDESDLSSSCDPSSLLVDRHVKPARSAQQQQIQELQSAEEDSQDESPVESVPIRETKAYQLLKQSAMQERQQSSEEEEEEEEVDGLSGINHGHEEDLGRAKRSSHQDPYPGTEKTNSKARSALKSKALWGESDDSYSEIEAALRPQPFNTNNDDIDDFYD, encoded by the exons ATGTCCAGCCCGTCTCGCCGTGAGGACCGGTACTATGAGAAGATAACGTCCATCCAGCAGAGCATGCACCAGAG ggagaaACGGAGACTGGAACTTGAGAGGGAACTGTTTGTTTACTCCAGATCAGATACAAGAAT CCTGCAGATAAAGTGTTCCAAACTGCGCAGCTATCTCAAGGAAATCTCAAACAGGGAAGATCGAGCGAAAATGAGAAACCTTGAGCTTCTGAGAGATGTGGAGTGCATAGAAATTAGCATTAAGGAATATAGTCCTGACCATGGCCCCCTGGAACAACAAAAG GCTGACTTTTTCAAAAAGATTTCGAAATGTATGGCAGAAAGGAAGAAAATGGAGAAAGGGCTTGAAGCAGCAAAG aTCAAAGCTGTGCAAAGACATCATGTGGACGACTCCCTCTCTCATCAAGCTAAAAATTCTACAACAATCATTTTTATGGACCAACAGACCTCCAGAGCGTCTGATGCCGGCACCACGAGTGTACACTCACCCCAAGCAATGTGTCGCTCACCCAATCGCAGTGTGCACTCCCGCGAACGTCTACCAAGTGGCCTTTTGAAGGACTTCAGAGTTGGCGAAGAGGAAGCCACCAGCAACCGAACACGTTTATCAGATAACATTTCAGGCTCAAACGATTCCCCTGATGGTTGTAATTTGAgtgacaaacatgaaagaaagatGGCGGTGCTCCCGTCTGTGTCTGCCTTAACAGGAGCATCTGGCAATGCGCCTTTTGAAAGTGATGATGAACAAGAACCTTTACATCGGGTGAATTTGACTGGGCCTCAGAGGAATCCATCTCCCGGCAGCAGAGTCCCAATGACGGCTAAAGATTCCCCTGCAGAAGACACTAAATCCCTAAAGATGGCTCATCAGCCACCTATAATGGAGGCTGGAGGGAGAAGTCTCAGCCTTTTGATGCCTGAACACACTTCTGGAAAAGGAGCTCAAGAATCACCAG ATTCGAAAATAAGCCAAGTGATACGTGTCAGCACGCCGGGTTCTGACGTGGAGTTGTCCGAGAGCAGTGCTAGTGACCTGTCCGTTTCTCTGACCCAATCTGAGCTATCAGATGATGTGGAATCCGAGAGGAACGCCACTTCTGGAGGAAGTGATGCTCTCAATCAACACAGCCTAGAATCACCCATCCACTCTGATGGGTCCAAGAAGACAGCTGTGACCTTGGAAAG tCTCTCCCAGGAAGGAATCTTTAATCTGCTAGACAGCATCGAAGGACGACTCCACGGTGAATGGACCCGCTTGTATGGGGATTCTTCAATTGATGGAAGACAACTCAATAGACTTATCGG CCTTTGCAACGTCGGAGCGGGCTTGAATGACGAGGACCTTGGAGCATGTGGAGCCGTTGTCCTTCACGAACTTCAGAGGTTGTCATGGAGCACGGCAAAGGGCTGCCTGCTCTCACAGGAGCTAGTGAGTTCCCACCAGTCAAGCTCTGATCCTAAAGAAATAAG CGCCAGCCTCCCTCCTGATGCCGCTCGGCTGTGGGATCGCTGGTTCAAGCACGCCCTTCTGCTCAAGGAGCGCCGTGTCCTCAACACTGAACGCTTGGTCCAGCTGTTCAcgccgctgctgctggagcGCCATGCCTCCTACAGCCACCAG gccaaagtgctgctgaggacaCTTCTGTCCCGGTCCAGTGAGGAGTGCCCCTCAGCTGAGGACGAGAGCGACTTGTCTTCCTCGTGTGATCCTTCTTCCCTCCTGGTTGACAGACATGTGAAACCCGCCAGGTCAGCACAACAGCAACAGATTCAAG AACTACAAAGTGCTGAAGAGGACAGCCAGGACGAAAGCCCTGTGGAAAGTGTTCCTATTAGAG AGACCAAAGCATATCAGTTACTTAAACAATCAGCCATGCAGGAAAGGCAGCAGAgctctgaagaggaggaggaggaggaggaggtggatggcCTCTCAG GAATAAATCACGGCCATGAAGAGGACCTGGGGAGGGCCAAACGCTCCTCACATCAAGACCCTTACCCCGG
- the kiz gene encoding centrosomal protein kizuna isoform X2: protein MSSPSRREDRYYEKITSIQQSMHQREKRRLELERELFVYSRSDTRILQIKCSKLRSYLKEISNREDRAKMRNLELLRDVECIEISIKEYSPDHGPLEQQKADFFKKISKCMAERKKMEKGLEAAKTSRASDAGTTSVHSPQAMCRSPNRSVHSRERLPSGLLKDFRVGEEEATSNRTRLSDNISGSNDSPDGCNLSDKHERKMAVLPSVSALTGASGNAPFESDDEQEPLHRVNLTGPQRNPSPGSRVPMTAKDSPAEDTKSLKMAHQPPIMEAGGRSLSLLMPEHTSGKGAQESPDSKISQVIRVSTPGSDVELSESSASDLSVSLTQSELSDDVESERNATSGGSDALNQHSLESPIHSDGSKKTAVTLESLSQEGIFNLLDSIEGRLHGEWTRLYGDSSIDGRQLNRLIGLCNVGAGLNDEDLGACGAVVLHELQRLSWSTAKGCLLSQELVSSHQSSSDPKEISASLPPDAARLWDRWFKHALLLKERRVLNTERLVQLFTPLLLERHASYSHQAKVLLRTLLSRSSEECPSAEDESDLSSSCDPSSLLVDRHVKPARSAQQQQIQELQSAEEDSQDESPVESVPIRETKAYQLLKQSAMQERQQSSEEEEEEEEVDGLSGINHGHEEDLGRAKRSSHQDPYPGTEKTNSKARSALKSKALWGESDDSYSEIEAALRPQPFNTNNDDIDDFYD from the exons ATGTCCAGCCCGTCTCGCCGTGAGGACCGGTACTATGAGAAGATAACGTCCATCCAGCAGAGCATGCACCAGAG ggagaaACGGAGACTGGAACTTGAGAGGGAACTGTTTGTTTACTCCAGATCAGATACAAGAAT CCTGCAGATAAAGTGTTCCAAACTGCGCAGCTATCTCAAGGAAATCTCAAACAGGGAAGATCGAGCGAAAATGAGAAACCTTGAGCTTCTGAGAGATGTGGAGTGCATAGAAATTAGCATTAAGGAATATAGTCCTGACCATGGCCCCCTGGAACAACAAAAG GCTGACTTTTTCAAAAAGATTTCGAAATGTATGGCAGAAAGGAAGAAAATGGAGAAAGGGCTTGAAGCAGCAAAG ACCTCCAGAGCGTCTGATGCCGGCACCACGAGTGTACACTCACCCCAAGCAATGTGTCGCTCACCCAATCGCAGTGTGCACTCCCGCGAACGTCTACCAAGTGGCCTTTTGAAGGACTTCAGAGTTGGCGAAGAGGAAGCCACCAGCAACCGAACACGTTTATCAGATAACATTTCAGGCTCAAACGATTCCCCTGATGGTTGTAATTTGAgtgacaaacatgaaagaaagatGGCGGTGCTCCCGTCTGTGTCTGCCTTAACAGGAGCATCTGGCAATGCGCCTTTTGAAAGTGATGATGAACAAGAACCTTTACATCGGGTGAATTTGACTGGGCCTCAGAGGAATCCATCTCCCGGCAGCAGAGTCCCAATGACGGCTAAAGATTCCCCTGCAGAAGACACTAAATCCCTAAAGATGGCTCATCAGCCACCTATAATGGAGGCTGGAGGGAGAAGTCTCAGCCTTTTGATGCCTGAACACACTTCTGGAAAAGGAGCTCAAGAATCACCAG ATTCGAAAATAAGCCAAGTGATACGTGTCAGCACGCCGGGTTCTGACGTGGAGTTGTCCGAGAGCAGTGCTAGTGACCTGTCCGTTTCTCTGACCCAATCTGAGCTATCAGATGATGTGGAATCCGAGAGGAACGCCACTTCTGGAGGAAGTGATGCTCTCAATCAACACAGCCTAGAATCACCCATCCACTCTGATGGGTCCAAGAAGACAGCTGTGACCTTGGAAAG tCTCTCCCAGGAAGGAATCTTTAATCTGCTAGACAGCATCGAAGGACGACTCCACGGTGAATGGACCCGCTTGTATGGGGATTCTTCAATTGATGGAAGACAACTCAATAGACTTATCGG CCTTTGCAACGTCGGAGCGGGCTTGAATGACGAGGACCTTGGAGCATGTGGAGCCGTTGTCCTTCACGAACTTCAGAGGTTGTCATGGAGCACGGCAAAGGGCTGCCTGCTCTCACAGGAGCTAGTGAGTTCCCACCAGTCAAGCTCTGATCCTAAAGAAATAAG CGCCAGCCTCCCTCCTGATGCCGCTCGGCTGTGGGATCGCTGGTTCAAGCACGCCCTTCTGCTCAAGGAGCGCCGTGTCCTCAACACTGAACGCTTGGTCCAGCTGTTCAcgccgctgctgctggagcGCCATGCCTCCTACAGCCACCAG gccaaagtgctgctgaggacaCTTCTGTCCCGGTCCAGTGAGGAGTGCCCCTCAGCTGAGGACGAGAGCGACTTGTCTTCCTCGTGTGATCCTTCTTCCCTCCTGGTTGACAGACATGTGAAACCCGCCAGGTCAGCACAACAGCAACAGATTCAAG AACTACAAAGTGCTGAAGAGGACAGCCAGGACGAAAGCCCTGTGGAAAGTGTTCCTATTAGAG AGACCAAAGCATATCAGTTACTTAAACAATCAGCCATGCAGGAAAGGCAGCAGAgctctgaagaggaggaggaggaggaggaggtggatggcCTCTCAG GAATAAATCACGGCCATGAAGAGGACCTGGGGAGGGCCAAACGCTCCTCACATCAAGACCCTTACCCCGG